One genomic window of SAR324 cluster bacterium includes the following:
- a CDS encoding homoserine dehydrogenase — MPSLSESKHRSDPCRVAIVGLGTVGGGVAEILWQHAKEDHNAVQLAGILEKNQENPNLPIWAQRDQNLLYSSLEELLADPSIQVVVETVGGQTFARELITKILESERDVVTANKDLMAVHGEELLALAEKNGRQLLFEASVTGAIPVVRLLQDYFHVDDIEKVSGIFNGTSNYILTEMEQKQLSFEVALRQAQDLGFAEADPTNDIAGYDARYKLVILTYLITGVWLAPEQITLEGIEHLEPADFAYASRMDRRIKLIGYLKREAQNLQAFVLPLMVPRGAAVAEIGGSTNILSIQGKFSEEISMVGKGAGSLPTASALVADLEKISKGFSTKNSPSTKQYRLQAFEDYIFQHTLRITVKDQPGIVGQIGQVLAEHEINIYAIEQLPQYHQKDGSHPVIFTITLEACQEALLKKALEKINKADFLLQPISVLREIA, encoded by the coding sequence ATGCCAAGTTTATCTGAATCAAAACATCGCTCTGACCCATGTCGGGTAGCTATTGTTGGTTTGGGTACTGTCGGAGGGGGAGTTGCAGAAATCCTCTGGCAACACGCGAAGGAAGATCACAATGCTGTTCAATTAGCAGGCATTTTAGAGAAAAACCAAGAAAATCCAAACCTACCTATTTGGGCACAACGCGATCAAAATCTACTCTATTCCTCACTTGAGGAGTTGCTTGCTGATCCTTCCATTCAAGTAGTTGTAGAGACAGTCGGAGGACAAACATTCGCTCGTGAGTTGATTACCAAAATCCTTGAATCTGAAAGAGATGTAGTTACTGCCAACAAGGATCTGATGGCAGTGCATGGAGAAGAGTTACTCGCACTAGCTGAAAAAAATGGGCGACAACTTCTTTTCGAGGCCAGTGTTACAGGAGCAATCCCTGTAGTCAGATTGTTACAAGACTACTTTCATGTAGATGATATTGAGAAGGTCAGCGGTATATTTAATGGAACTTCCAATTATATCTTGACCGAAATGGAGCAGAAGCAACTATCTTTTGAAGTTGCTTTGAGGCAAGCCCAGGATTTAGGTTTTGCTGAAGCTGATCCAACTAATGATATTGCCGGATATGATGCTCGCTACAAATTAGTCATTCTAACTTATCTCATCACCGGCGTTTGGTTGGCTCCAGAGCAAATTACTCTTGAGGGAATTGAACATCTGGAACCTGCAGATTTTGCTTACGCTTCAAGGATGGATCGGCGCATCAAACTAATCGGTTATCTAAAACGAGAAGCTCAAAATCTGCAGGCTTTTGTATTGCCACTGATGGTTCCAAGGGGGGCTGCTGTAGCTGAGATAGGTGGTTCAACCAATATTTTATCGATTCAAGGTAAATTTAGTGAGGAAATCTCAATGGTTGGGAAGGGGGCAGGGAGTTTACCAACAGCTTCCGCACTGGTTGCTGATCTTGAGAAGATCTCCAAAGGATTTAGCACAAAAAATAGCCCTTCAACAAAGCAATATAGGCTTCAGGCTTTTGAAGATTACATCTTCCAGCACACTCTAAGGATTACGGTAAAGGACCAGCCCGGTATTGTCGGTCAAATCGGTCAAGTTCTAGCAGAACATGAGATTAATATTTACGCAATTGAGCAACTGCCTCAGTATCACCAAAAGGATGGATCTCATCCTGTAATCTTCACAATCACATTGGAAGCTTGTCAGGAAGCGCTGTTGAAGAAAGCTCTTGAAAAAATCAACAAAGCTGATTTTTTGCTGCAACCCATTTCTGTTTTGCGTGAAATCGCCTAG